From the genome of Candidatus Effluviviaceae Genus V sp.:
AGATTCTGGAGTAGCAAGGAGGGGCACACGTGGCAGGCCAGCGAATCCGCATTCGTCTGATGGCCTACGAGCACGCGACGCTCGACCAGTCGGCGGCGGAGATCGTCCGGGTGGTCAGGGAGACCGGCGGCACGATCTCGGGTCCGATACCGCTTCCCACGAAGCGCAGGATCTACACGGTCCTTCGGTCGCCGCACATCGACAAGAAGTCGCGGGAGCAGTTCGAGATCCGCACGCACAAGCGGCTGATCGACATCACGAACTCGACGCAGAAGACGCTCGATTCGCTGATGGATCTCGATCTGCCTGGTGGTGTCGACATCTCGATCAAGGTCGAGTAGCAGCGTCCGGGCGTCCGCCCGGGGGCGTTTGGCAGGTGTCGGACACCGGAGGTCGATCGTCGCGCGGCAGCGGCGGACCGCCGGTTTCACGGGAGTGACAAGGGAATGACGGGAATCATCGGAAAGAAGCTGGGGATGACGCGCATCTTCGACGAGGACGGTACGGCCGTCCCGGTGACGGTGATCGAGGCCGGACCGTGCGTCGTCACCCAGGTCAAGACGAAGGACATCGACGGGTACGAGGCGGTTCAGCTCGGGTTC
Proteins encoded in this window:
- the rpsJ gene encoding 30S ribosomal protein S10, which encodes MAGQRIRIRLMAYEHATLDQSAAEIVRVVRETGGTISGPIPLPTKRRIYTVLRSPHIDKKSREQFEIRTHKRLIDITNSTQKTLDSLMDLDLPGGVDISIKVE